One Zingiber officinale cultivar Zhangliang chromosome 10B, Zo_v1.1, whole genome shotgun sequence genomic window, GGACCCTCATTGACGGGAGGTCAACGACGTATGACGGTTAATGGTCAAgaaggtcaaccccaaggtcatGCCGAGCGGAGTAGCCGACCGACCGAGCATCCAGCCTACCGGTCAGTCGGCCTGgggtctcccggaccggacgaaagacagctcGACCAGGGgttgggtttccgatgctcaagtagagtctatgggccgagcggaacgcTCGACCGAGCCGCatgacaataaggcgcaattccatccgagcacatgagcagggcttcacCGCCTGTGCCAAGGTAGGCGCATTCCCTGGgaccatgagcgccgagcggctagtcTGCTCGGCCCGGGAGCATGTGAaagcgctaggagacaaaaagtATAGCTGGTAGCTTcctcctcgagacacctgccaccTACAAACAGCACGgtcggcggccgaagcggacagaatatcgtacggcggaagtttccaccgtcacatccgggatatgctcagacgattgcggaatgacgtcagacatgcttttctgacacacccctaccgaggtatgtttggggaagcgtgcccaCGCCTTCccgaggtcctatataaggacccccagactacgacggaggtatgcaatcttgattactgtagccacagtagagtagccttgttcttcttcttcgctacctgacttgagcgtcggaggatcatcGTCGGGAaaccctcccggctcggcttctttgcaggttcgccggagatctacatcaccagtcgaagacagcggagagcaccacgtccccaaTGTCCATTGACTCAGCgctcagacatgatcaaattacatgtgatccggtggtaaggacggaggACCCTCATtgacgggaggtcaacgacacgtgaaggtcaatggtcaagaaggtcaaccccaaggtcatGCTGAGCGGAGTTGCTGACCGATCGAGCATCCAGCCGACCGGTCAGCTGGCCAGgggtctcccggaccggacgaaagacagcccgaccaggggttgggtttccgatgctcaagtagagtctatgggccgagcggaacgcTCGGCCGAGCCGCatgacaataaggcgcaattccatccgagcacatgagcagagctTCACCGCCCGGGCTAAGGTAGGCGTATTCCCGGGaaccatgagcgccgagcggctggttTGCTCGGCCCGGGAGCAAGTGAaagcgctaggagacaaaaaaggacagctggtagcttcatcctcgagacatctgccgcCTACAAACAGCAcggtcggcggccggagcggacagaatatcgtacgcgcggaagtttccactgtcacatccaggatatgctcggacgattgcggaatgacgtcagacatgcttttctgacacaaccctaccgaggtatatttggggaagcgtgcccgtgcctccccggggtcctatataaggatccccagacttcgacggaggtatgcaatcttgatcactgtagTCACAGTAGCGTtgccttgttcttcttcttcgctgcctgacttgagcgtcagagggtcgtcgccgggaaacccctctcggctcggcttctttgcaggttcgccggagatctacatcaccagtcgaagacaaCGGAGAGCACCACAcccccagtgtccatcgacttagcgctcagacaggatcatatatcattaatgaataattaatgtttatttgggccgactttaaacaattaatttctcattaacctttaatcggttttgagcaaattaatagtctaaatttatctactcgaaacgtagatttcaattttgaagtcaattacgattTTATCTATTGATGGCATTCCGATTTTTCCacaaaatcgtattggtccattaagACCTCAATATCCAATAATAAATTATCTTTACTAACAACTTTTATTgttcttataaaaaaaaataagacattTATAAATGTCAATAAATAAGCTTAGATGACATTTAATTTGTCTTGATTATGAGAATAATAAGACATACATCAATAtacttgaaaattgatttttcttaatattttataCTATTCCTAAATTGAGGCACTTTTAAAATTAGCATTGATATTATATAAAGGACTATAATCAAATCGAGCCAAGATAAATAATAAGAGGCCCAAGCTCGAGCTCGGTTCATTTTACCTAAACTCAAGCTTAGCTCAAATCAAATTTGAGCTTTAATTCTTAAGTTTAAGCTTAGTTTGTAAAGAATTAAATACTTCGCAAAGGCTTGAGTTTGGtacgaattatatatatatatatatatatataataaataagcCTTTTAACGAGTCTCTTAATTAACGAACACATTCGCAAGTCTCTAAACGAATATATTTACGAGCTCACAAATCAAATATTGTTAagttcgagctcgactcgataatGTTTTCGAGCTCGAAATCAAGCTCAAACTCGACTCATTAACTTAATTGAAAGAATTTTTTTACAAATCGAGACCCGAATAACTCACGAATAGCTTGATAAATTCATACATCTATGTATAACGATATTATAAAATGTCAAAAATGTGAGGAGGAATTAAGACAACATTACTTTATAAGATATTTTTTTGATGATGTTAATAAAATTTTAGTGTCGCCAAAAATATATCCAATTAATACCGATctggttgataaaaaaattattttttattttttaactaacGCTTAGAGAAAAAAAGCACTCCAATTTATACTTTTATGCtctttctttaaaaaataataatggtACGAGAGTTCTATAGTTACTAACCAACTCTcactctaaaaaaaaaaataatttaaaattttatatcagatattaaactgataaaaaTGGATATTATACTTGATCTTAGTCAAAAATTTGAGAAATACATACTTTCTAACATTGTCAGCCCAAAGTATTTATAAAAACTTCTCTACTCACGGTGGTATCAATCGTAAACTATGAGATTAAAAGTAATcatgataatatatatttttatataaaaaataatcagaGAAAATTACACATAAACATTAAATTTAGtttcattataaaaaaatattaacataatttaattttagactTTATCCAAATTAATGATTAAAGATCAGATTAATTAATATGGTTAGGTATAGTGATAAACTGCTAATTGAAAggtcaaattaattaatatggtTAGAGTCTTGAACTGTATAGTGATAAACTGCTAATTGATTCTCTGCGGGAGCTTAATATGGCTGATATTGAAGTCGTATTTGAATACCAACTTCAAATAAgacttttatttaatttatatagagTACGGAAGATTACTGGAAAAGGAATTTCGAGAGCCTAAAAAGTACGTCTCCTAAAGAATTCCTGCATCATCTCAAGAagctaattttttatattttatttttgttaagaaTTCACATATTCAAAGCGCTTTTTATTCATGTCCGAATAGATCATCTTTATCTTGCGCAAAATTTGGAAGCCAATTCTTAGTTTGATCTCTTCTCTAAAAACTGTGCCACAGCAGTCGTGCTCGGCTCAATCACATCCCTTTGCCAAGGCACCGCCATGGCACCCTCCTGCCCGGAGAGATACGCCGTCACAGCAGCCGTGGCGTCCACTCGAAGCAGCGGCCAGCCCATCGACTGCAGTCGCTTGATCTTCTGTATTTGTATCTCCGACAATAAGCGCGTGTTCTCCTTCATGGCAGCGAGCGCCGCCTCGTAGACTGGTCGAGTCCGCATGCCTTTTTCAGTGAAGTAAGCTCGGAATTCCGACACCCCGATGGTCTTCCCGATCCCGACATACTTCTCCTTCGCCCCTTCCTTCATGAAGAAGTCGCCCAACTCGTCCATCAAGCCCTCCTGCACCATCTCGTCCACTCGGCGTGCGAGGTGCTCGGCCAGCACTTTGGCGTCCACGTGCACCCAGATGAACAAGCAGTCGTATTGCGGGGCCCCTTCCTCTCTCATTTCCTCACTGACGAACGGGTCGTAGTTGGGGTCGAACTGGTCCGCGAGCAGCGCGTAGACGAACGAGTTCGACCCTCCAGTGAGGAACGGCACTCGG contains:
- the LOC122029013 gene encoding adenylate isopentenyltransferase 1, chloroplastic-like; the protein is MEGATLCMSKSEEVFVSGAFSCTTEKCNCHHGSHAAINGAVVDMPRTPVSKERVVVVMGATGTGKTMLAIELSIRFLGEVINSDKIQVYPGLDIASNKIAAAKQRGVPHHLLDFYDSASGELPAAEYRAVAGYKIQEVSARGRVPFLTGGSNSFVYALLADQFDPNYDPFVSEEMREEGAPQYDCLFIWVHVDAKVLAEHLARRVDEMVQEGLMDELGDFFMKEGAKEKYVGIGKTIGVSEFRAYFTEKGMRTRPVYEAALAAMKENTRLLSEIQIQKIKRLQSMGWPLLRVDATAAVTAYLSGQEGAMAVPWQRDVIEPSTTAVAQFLEKRSN